ggattaatattcaacagcatagtgaattgctcaaaggcaaaatttttaagttcatcAGACcatattcattctgtgtcagaaacctatgctgtgtcaactatttaatcacaatccaaattagggctgaatccagcttgaatgttgtgttcaTACTTGCCcaaaccgttcagggttcaacctctgcggtcgtataaagctgcgccctgcggagcatctggttacatATAAATTAAAGACACTGTGCATGTGACTATCAGGACTACTACTAACAtgtgtctgttttttttctcagaaaagAATTTAATGCACtacaatgtacatatttgtttacatttaaggTACTTCGCAACTTAACAAGATTGGAAGGCAGTGATTCTCTACCAGATGCAGACTTAAAGAGAGCTATCAGATCAGttaaagaatttaaagaaattttaccACACCAAAAGGAAACATCCGAAGAACCAGAGCTAAACAGATATGGTAAgtttacatgtacttttattaaCTGTGACTTATGATGttccataccacaaagggaAAGGTTGGGATTTAGTTTTGGGGTAATGACATTAAGGGGgcttgacactcataccacatgacatcttcttatatatatctaatagGGTGTGTTGTAGTGTATGGATATATTAAAAACTGTATCACAAAGGGAAAACACAAATTAagttttgtcatgtttgtggtAATGCCCCAAGGTCTGATgaggattcatttttttttcttataaatttttgaaattgctGAAAAGCACCATTTTGCACTACACATCAGAATGCATCGAGTATGAAGGTTAGTATAGAATCTTTGGTTAGCATGATCGTCACATGAAGCGTGAATTCATTTTGTCAAGCCTTCAACTTTTGTGGAAAAAGCCAATATATAAGGATCCTACATTTAATATGGTGGTAGTGGCAGCCACAAATATTCATGCTGtggttaatgtttttaaaattttaataactttattttactATCCTGATTTCACTTCCTAACTTGGACAGCTTCATTAGCTCACTGGTTATGCCATCACTTGACCcattattttgtgtcagaaacctataatgtgtcaaaaatttgatcacaatccaaatcaTACAttatcaagcttaaatattcaatttggcAAACTGTTTAAGAATTTGTACAtgacaaattaatttttgagttatttttcTGTGTACTTATAGGCCAAACCATACCAAACCAGTTTGGTAAAGGTAGAAACCAGCTAGACATTGACATGACAAAGTTTCAACAGCTTCTACAACTTGGGTTTACTGTTAAACAGATTGCTGAAGATGGACTTCTTGGTGGTGTTATACATGTTAACACGCTGTATCGTAAactaaaagaaaacaacataCAGATAAGATCCTCCTACTCAAACATGCCAGATGATGAGCTTCAGGGATTAATCTCAGATTATAATAGAGATCATCCAAATGCAGGTTAGTATTATAgttttgtatactgtttatACTTATGAGAGGTAAGTTTATCAGATAAAAGGTATGTGATTGAAGcaaatccacaaaaaaaaactatgactCAGCATTGAAGGCCATACTACAACATATAATTGATATCTTCAACAACATTGTGTTTTGATGGAACATTGCCTTCTTCCACTCATGCCACTTCTTTTTATTTCGACTTGAGTTAGCTACATTTTGTACCACCTAAAACATGTGACAAACTTTCAAACTTATatagtattacatgtattatggaACTCTCATCATAAAAGTTTTGTTGAGGCAATGCATTAACAGTaagatatatacaaatgtaaagatTAAAACATGGTCTTTTCCATATTAGTctgggtatcatcccgagaTCCCAATATCAGCCCGAGACAGAGTCAAGGGGCCGATATTGGTGgagggatgatacccaggctgatatgaaaaaggccatgtattaatcactttattatatacttccgacaatagttttatgtaaggCAAATAGACAAACCCAAtaactaaaacagtcaaaaactttataaagaagttaaattatgaatcaaatatactATAACTGTCAACCAACAGCATCACTACCTCCTTACTATATGTATGGTAACATTTCTTACAgaggcattttgaaacattgaaaatttggaaGAGTTTTATGATCAATATTACTCCATGTTTGTTGTACTataaaatgattcataattGTCAATGGCATTTGTTAGCAAGTACTAAACTATCCTCACAAAAGTTTTGGTAAGTTTTGACATCgtcataaaaaatatctgatGTCAAAATGGAAAAGTAAACAATGGATACCAGAAACACCTGAAGTAACTTGCACGAGCGGCACTATTACGGGTTATGTGCACGAGAAGCTCCTGATATATGGGTTATTCTAACATGATGTctttcaaacgctttgagtacacacccgtgttaaaatttgaatatattgcatgggctgttccgatcgtactcccaggtcatatgcttttttatgaatgagttttGCGAGCTCATAAAACGATGACGTTAGAATATGACCATTTTACGGGAAACTACACGCTTTTAAatccgaaaatcatcacaacatggAAACGTAAACACACGATGCTAAGATGTGTTATAAGCCACATTTGTTTAaaagacatataagtaaattatcatttgaattaattaaaaactatctatattatatattttattttaaatagtttaagcatgtcacttattcagtttgctccgttcttttacaccaatttaatagtgcgtttatttatgggaaTGGAAAATgtttgcctccacctagagggcttcgatccaaaagaattgctgTATTtgacctattagaatcgaaataattcatgggggcttgcatatatctagattttaccacaggttgtccctttatgccaatattttacccctcgctatctcTCAgggaaaaatatttgtcataaagggccaacctgtggtaaaatcacgatatattcaagcccccatgaattatttcttatcAGCCTGGGTGGGAAATTATGGCTTGTGTACATCGCTCAttacacatatgcaaaagctatcatatcaatgctaagtatatgataaataacattatcttcaatttgcatgctcaAATTAAATAACATTGATTTATTAATACTGGTTAAAGATTAGACTTTCTATTTCGCCTTGTTCGATGTTGTAAAAGTAATTTAATAAAGGTGTTATGCATTGTAGTACTGCATTAGTTTCTTTTGACAATGTAATAGCAAAAAAGTATGTAAAACCCTTTTACTCTTTATTTAGGTGCTTTAGAGGTCCAAGCCTATTTAAAAACTAAAGGAGTAAATGTTCAGCGTCAGAAATGCAGAGACATATTAGGCAGAGTAGACTCACTTGGAACTGCTACAAGATGGTCATGTACTATTCAAAGGCGTCAATACAGTGTCCCCACTGCAAACTCAGTTTGGCATGTTGACACTCATCATTCACTCATCAGGTTGGTattgattatcatgattataactGTGGCTTCTGAATAGATATCTTATGTGCATGTACATTTACATGCAGATATAGGTTAACAGTTTCAagatttaattatataaatagtgATTTAGTGTGAAGGTCTCCGAAGCATGACATGTGAATCGCTATATAGTCCCatcgaaaatatatatttaacatagaCCATTTTtcaaggatttaaaaaaaaaacgttcttGTTCCTTGTTCCTGCTGTACTTTTACATGTAGGTTCATAGGCTGATCCAGAGGGGCCCTGACCCCTtgccctttttgggaaaaaattatGGTGGATTATTTAGGAAATCACTAAAAGTACAGAAaaacatttaaggaatgactgcaATAtcttttctgtctatgaagaattAACATAAagaatttggtgcacactgaacaACATGCATAGCGGgttttttaacagtgtgcaccacattttatgccccacctacgatattagaggggcattatgttttctggtctgtgcctccgttcgttcgtcccgctccaggttaaagtttttggtcgaggcagtttttgatgaagctgaagtccaatcaacttgaaacttggtacacttgttgcttgtgatatgatctttctaattttaatgccaaattagattttgtttacccaatttcacggtccattgaacatggaaaatgatagtgtgagtggggcatccatgtacttaggacacattcttgttttatgttatttcaaatagacagaaaaaatattagtcatttcttataatttaattctaaattccattttaaaccgtagaaaaccatgaaaaacgttgatgacgtcacggtcacatgactaaattatgtctatgggctcaaaacaaaataatgtcagccaatcagaagaagtgttacatccaaaattaaactatatagaaatacataaaaaaaattgtttatctttttttggaGATTAACATGTAACACTATGTACATTCTTGAGATATTTTTCCTGCATGTTTACATGTTACCCCCATTATAAGAGAAATGAaagtttgcaatattttttatttaatgtttttaatttttcagatgGGGCATAATTGTGCATGGCGGTATTGATGGTCACTCAAGACTCATTCCATTCCTAAGGGCTTCAACTTTCAACACATCAAAGGCTGCTGCATGCTTTTTTGTTCAGGGTGTGAAGAACTATGGGGTACCCAGCAGAATACGTGCTGACCACGGTACAGAATATGCAGACACTGGGCGGTTCATGATTTCAGTAAACGGTGAGGGAAGAGGAAGCTTCATGACTGGGCCTTCTGTCCACAATCAAAGAATAGAAAGGTTATGGCGTGACATATTTATTAAAGTCCTGGATGTTTTCTACAAACTATTTTGTCTTATGGAAGAACAGAATATTCTTAACACCACAAACAGTATCCACAGATGGGTCTTGCAGTATGTTTTCGTACCACGTATTGACTTTGCTTTAAGAGAGTGGATGAATACCCACAATAACCATAAGATCAGAACTGAGGGTAACAAAACACCAAATATGATGTGGTTCAAATCACTTTTACTAGGGAATCCAGTATCCGCAACATAGAGAATCCACCTGATGAGCGTGTTGATGAGGTCATTCAAACTCTAAACCTTGAACTTAATGGAACAATCTTCTTAAAACCAAGAGACAACTGCCCATTAATAGAAGATGAATTCACGGAATTAAGGAATACCATTGACATAACAAAATATTCAGTATCACATGGACTAGATGTGTTTAGAGATGTTATGCTCCATGTTATGTCTAAACAAACTTAAACACTGTACTTtttcatatacaatgtataactgTGAATGTAATATTAAAAGTATAAGCTTCtatataaatgcaatatttgATATAGGACTAATCTCCTTTTGTATTAAAGCATATATTTACTGAGATTCAGTGCAAATGTATATTCTGTGTGCAAATTGCATGGTTTCTCCATCAAGTTctaaaaaaatcctatttaaTTGGTgagattaaattatttttgagcaATGATATCAGTATGTATTCCTTGACATCTTTAACCCTGGCATACCAAGAATTATGTGTTTTAAGGAACAGAATATGAAGTGTATGATCTAAGCTGTCAGTCTCTCTTATTTGTGGGGATACTGTGATAAATGAATTCCtgcttttttttctctttcaaatctaTAGTTTAAATCCTAGTATGCAGAATAAGGCCCTTAACCTTACTGctaataataattttgtatacAGCCTGAAACACAGAGCAAAAACCCACACTTTATACTTAGCTTTGAATCATTCCACAGTGTGTCCGGATGGGGAACAGGCACAGGCATTAATGGAAGGGTAAACAAAATGAGTGCCAAACCCTACCTTAAACTGTACAAGTGGTGTTATGACAGTAGgtgaaaataagttgaaaaaggctcagATAAACGCCCTTTTAGTTTTAGTTGAGCCTGcatttctcagatactataagcaataggtctagtacaTCCAGTGTatataaggtgtacatgtccaattggcaggtgtcatctaacTTTGACCCTATTTTTGTGATTGTGGtctttttcttaaactataagcaatagatcaactatatttgttgtatggatgaattgttagctgtacatgtctgcctggcattgtaaatctgaccttggACCTCATTGGTTCATGGGTCAATACTTCGTTTTCTTGGTCACTGtaaagtttatgtgacagttgtgatGAAGCTTTATAATAAGAACTATCAACATGATATTAATGATTAGTGGAGAAGGCGAGACATTACAGTGTGTGAACTATTGTTATACATTTCCACTTGTTcataataattttcataaatcaaaacctaaccaatattatcaaaaatatagatatcCTAAACAGTCCAATAAATCCTAACTACTTGCAATACCAAAATAAAGTCCTGACAGGTGATAGAACCATTTATAAAGAATACAGCTATGtagatttcatattttgttcttttttattttggcatTATCTTAATTGGGAAAAGCCACATTTGTGCATTcaaaaagcatatatatatatatatatatacaactcgtctaaacatcaacccaacaatgttagatctgtaaatttgctttcgcaaatttttggttcttccctcgccgggattcgaacctatgctactgtgatatcgtgacaccaaatcgcctgcactgcagccgtcccgct
This is a stretch of genomic DNA from Mytilus trossulus isolate FHL-02 chromosome 6, PNRI_Mtr1.1.1.hap1, whole genome shotgun sequence. It encodes these proteins:
- the LOC134722955 gene encoding uncharacterized protein LOC134722955 → MNRLQRSHQPTVSSVLDRISNTLRGIKRQYSANTLEPEAAHRQVDEVLRNLTRLEGSDSLPDADLKRAIRSVKEFKEILPHQKETSEEPELNRYGQTIPNQFGKGRNQLDIDMTKFQQLLQLGFTVKQIAEDGLLGGVIHVNTLYRKLKENNIQIRSSYSNMPDDELQGLISDYNRDHPNAGALEVQAYLKTKGVNVQRQKCRDILGRVDSLGTATRWSCTIQRRQYSVPTANSVWHVDTHHSLIRWGIIVHGGIDGHSRLIPFLRASTFNTSKAAACFFVQGVKNYGVPSRIRADHGTEYADTGRFMISVNGEGRGSFMTGPSVHNQRIERLWRDIFIKVLDVFYKLFCLMEEQNILNTTNSIHRWVLQYVFVPRIDFALREWMNTHNNHKIRTEGNKTPNMMWFKSLLLGNPVSAT